The following proteins are co-located in the Marinibacterium anthonyi genome:
- a CDS encoding 2,3-diketo-L-gulonate TRAP transporter small permease protein YiaM, with protein sequence MIIIRLIDGVNEIVGRIVSFVAVIFAGVIIYDVIMRYGFNSPTPWGFDLTKMLFGFYFVLLGGYALRHGAHVRVDLVLETLGPKAKRIVDGLGYIIFFFPFAWIFATRSWEFALRSLAQNEKTYGAIQLPVYPVKIAMAVAACLLLAQGVAELLKIILNKQETPNNVG encoded by the coding sequence ATGATCATCATCCGTCTTATCGACGGAGTGAACGAAATCGTGGGGAGGATCGTCTCGTTCGTAGCGGTCATCTTTGCAGGCGTGATCATCTATGACGTGATCATGCGGTACGGTTTCAATTCGCCCACCCCCTGGGGCTTCGACCTGACCAAGATGCTCTTCGGGTTCTATTTCGTGCTGCTCGGGGGCTATGCCCTGCGCCACGGGGCCCATGTTCGCGTCGACCTGGTTCTGGAAACCCTCGGACCCAAGGCCAAGCGCATCGTCGACGGCCTGGGCTACATCATCTTCTTCTTTCCCTTCGCCTGGATCTTCGCCACCCGCAGCTGGGAATTCGCGCTGCGGTCGCTGGCCCAGAACGAAAAGACCTATGGCGCGATCCAGCTGCCGGTCTACCCGGTCAAGATCGCCATGGCCGTCGCCGCCTGCCTTCTGCTGGCGCAAGGGGTTGCCGAACTTCTCAAGATCATTCTGAACAAGCAGGAGACCCCCAATAATGTCGGGTGA
- the siaT_29 gene encoding Neu5Ac permease: protein MSGEAIGLIMAGLLLLGLFMGHPLAFVLGGTAVLGALIAGKPMVLGIVINRIFGEVLDNYVLIAIPLFVLMARFLSDSGVTDRMFETLRLMLARVKGGLGLAVVFISILLAATTGIIGASITVMGVMALKPMLQYGYSKQLTTGVIAASGCLGILIPPSIMLILMSSNSGISVGELFAGSMVPGIILGLLYAGYVYLIALVRPDLAPSVTTDEHVSKGQLARMLILEALPPLVLIFGILGSMLAGIATATEASAIGAGLALLIVIFRGKFEIPTFISALYETARTSAMILFIVVGATAFTGVFNITGGLRAAQELMRSLDMEPWMLMTVMMFIVFLLGMFLDWTGIVLLSFPIFLPIVTEMGISPLWFVVLTAVVLQTSFLTPPFGYALFYLRALSPKEVKTSDIIMGVLPFIGLIVMMAIAISVFPQIVTWLPETLYGPK from the coding sequence ATGTCGGGTGAAGCCATTGGTCTGATCATGGCCGGGCTTCTTCTGCTCGGTCTCTTCATGGGCCATCCGCTGGCCTTTGTCCTGGGCGGCACCGCCGTTCTGGGCGCCCTGATCGCGGGCAAGCCGATGGTGCTTGGCATCGTGATCAACCGGATCTTCGGCGAGGTGCTGGACAATTACGTCCTGATCGCCATTCCGCTGTTCGTGCTGATGGCCAGGTTCCTGTCGGATTCAGGCGTCACCGACCGGATGTTCGAAACCCTGCGCCTGATGCTGGCGCGGGTCAAAGGCGGCCTGGGCCTGGCCGTGGTGTTCATTTCGATCCTGCTGGCGGCCACCACCGGCATCATCGGCGCCTCGATCACCGTGATGGGTGTGATGGCGCTGAAGCCGATGCTGCAATACGGGTATTCCAAGCAGCTCACCACCGGCGTCATCGCCGCTTCGGGTTGCCTGGGCATCCTGATCCCGCCGTCGATCATGCTGATCCTGATGTCGTCGAACTCGGGCATCTCGGTGGGTGAACTGTTCGCCGGATCCATGGTGCCGGGTATCATCCTGGGCCTGCTTTACGCCGGTTACGTCTATCTGATCGCGCTGGTCCGCCCCGATCTTGCCCCGTCCGTCACCACGGACGAACACGTGTCGAAAGGCCAGCTGGCCCGGATGCTGATCCTCGAGGCGCTGCCGCCGCTGGTGCTGATCTTCGGCATCCTGGGGTCCATGCTGGCCGGGATCGCCACCGCGACCGAAGCCTCGGCCATCGGTGCGGGCTTGGCGCTGCTGATCGTGATCTTCCGGGGCAAGTTCGAGATCCCGACGTTCATCTCGGCCCTGTACGAGACGGCGCGCACCTCGGCGATGATCCTGTTCATCGTGGTCGGCGCCACCGCCTTCACAGGGGTGTTCAACATCACCGGCGGTCTGCGGGCGGCGCAGGAACTGATGCGGTCGCTGGACATGGAACCCTGGATGCTGATGACGGTGATGATGTTCATCGTCTTCCTGCTGGGCATGTTCCTGGACTGGACCGGCATCGTGCTGCTGTCCTTCCCGATCTTCCTGCCGATCGTCACCGAGATGGGGATCAGCCCGCTGTGGTTCGTCGTCCTGACCGCCGTCGTGCTGCAGACATCGTTCCTGACCCCACCCTTCGGATACGCGCTGTTCTACCTGCGCGCGCTATCCCCGAAGGAGGTCAAGACATCGGACATCATCATGGGCGTCCTGCCCTTCATCGGCCTGATCGTGATGATGGCCATCGCAATCTCGGTCTTCCCGCAGATCGTCACCTGGCTGCCGGAAACCCTGTACGGGCCCAAGTAA
- the yiaO_8 gene encoding Extracytoplasmic solute receptor protein YiaO: MTILKKMTATALAAGILTAGAASAQTTWQMTTTWPASLELIEMDKKFVENATKLAGDDLTIEFFEGGSLVPAGEVFGAVESGIVQAGGDWPGYWAGRDPAFSPLATTASLFNAVDYVNWINQWGGREIYNEVYGKFGMVYLPYAVTNNESGFHTKEPIRTIDDLQGKRLRVSGLEQGRLLNQLGGSQVSMAGGEIYQSLERGVIDGAEFSTPNVDWSGGFQQVTDYWATPGWHQSASVFGVMINKQAWDALTPEVQTKLELAAQATMLWSLAFTERRATDAYKKFDEVNEITRMDDDALAKIQEMANSVIEDVACENPTSAKVYLSQLEYLNDYAPWRSASAPFNLGRNPDGPDLEKIRGCAE, translated from the coding sequence ATGACCATCCTGAAGAAAATGACCGCCACGGCCCTGGCCGCCGGCATCCTGACCGCCGGGGCGGCGTCGGCCCAGACCACCTGGCAGATGACCACCACCTGGCCCGCGTCGCTTGAGCTGATCGAGATGGACAAGAAGTTCGTCGAGAACGCCACGAAACTGGCGGGCGACGATCTGACCATCGAATTCTTCGAAGGCGGCAGCCTGGTTCCGGCCGGCGAAGTCTTTGGCGCCGTGGAAAGCGGCATCGTGCAGGCCGGCGGCGACTGGCCGGGCTACTGGGCGGGCCGCGACCCGGCGTTCTCGCCGCTGGCGACCACCGCCAGCCTGTTCAACGCCGTCGACTACGTGAACTGGATCAACCAGTGGGGCGGGCGCGAGATCTATAACGAGGTCTACGGCAAGTTCGGCATGGTCTACCTGCCCTATGCCGTCACCAACAACGAATCCGGCTTCCACACCAAGGAACCGATCCGCACCATCGACGACCTGCAGGGCAAGCGCCTGCGCGTGTCGGGCCTGGAACAGGGCCGCCTGCTGAACCAGCTGGGCGGCAGCCAGGTGTCGATGGCCGGTGGCGAGATCTACCAGTCGCTGGAACGCGGCGTGATCGACGGTGCCGAATTCTCGACCCCGAACGTCGACTGGTCGGGCGGCTTCCAGCAGGTCACCGATTACTGGGCGACCCCGGGCTGGCACCAGTCCGCGTCGGTCTTCGGCGTGATGATCAACAAGCAGGCCTGGGACGCGCTGACCCCCGAGGTCCAGACCAAGCTTGAACTGGCGGCACAGGCCACCATGCTGTGGTCGCTGGCCTTCACCGAACGCCGCGCCACCGACGCCTACAAGAAGTTCGACGAGGTGAACGAGATCACCCGCATGGACGACGACGCGCTGGCCAAGATCCAGGAAATGGCGAATTCGGTCATCGAGGACGTCGCCTGCGAGAACCCGACGTCGGCCAAGGTCTACCTGAGCCAGCTCGAATACCTCAACGACTACGCTCCCTGGCGGTCGGCATCGGCTCCGTTCAACCTGGGCCGCAACCCGGATGGCCCGGACCTGGAAAAGATCCGCGGCTGCGCCGAATAA
- the rutB_5 gene encoding Peroxyureidoacrylate/ureidoacrylate amidohydrolase RutB — MHKVNVPQYILDRACLSHGRATLFDSLDMSKTAHVIVDLQNGFVAPGAPIEVPVAREIIANVNAISAAVRKAGGVNAFLRYTSDPDEPQKWDVFFKNYMSPDRSAMQVETFRAGSEMHALYPELDVTDEDLIFDKTRFSGMIPGTCEMDDTLKARGIDTMIITGTLTNCCCESTARDAMQMGYNIIFVTDGNATLTDEEHNATLLSMGAIFADLKTSAEVVALAEAAEAADAVATAAE; from the coding sequence ATGCACAAGGTCAACGTCCCCCAGTACATCCTGGATCGCGCTTGTCTGTCCCACGGCCGCGCCACGCTGTTCGACAGCCTGGACATGTCGAAGACGGCCCATGTGATCGTCGATCTCCAGAACGGTTTTGTCGCCCCCGGCGCCCCGATCGAGGTGCCCGTCGCGCGCGAGATCATCGCCAACGTCAACGCCATTTCGGCGGCGGTGCGCAAGGCGGGCGGGGTCAATGCCTTCCTGCGCTATACGTCCGATCCCGACGAGCCGCAGAAATGGGACGTGTTCTTCAAGAACTACATGTCTCCCGACCGCAGCGCCATGCAGGTTGAAACCTTCAGGGCGGGGTCCGAGATGCACGCGCTGTATCCCGAGCTGGACGTGACGGACGAAGACCTGATCTTTGACAAGACCCGGTTTTCCGGCATGATTCCCGGCACCTGCGAGATGGACGATACCCTGAAGGCGCGCGGGATCGACACGATGATCATCACCGGCACGCTGACCAATTGCTGCTGCGAAAGCACGGCGCGGGACGCGATGCAGATGGGCTACAACATCATCTTCGTCACCGACGGCAACGCCACCCTGACGGACGAGGAACACAACGCCACGCTGCTGTCGATGGGCGCCATCTTCGCCGATCTCAAGACCTCGGCCGAGGTCGTCGCCCTGGCCGAAGCCGCCGAAGCCGCCGACGCGGTGGCGACGGCGGCCGAATAA
- the mcbR_7 gene encoding HTH-type transcriptional regulator McbR — protein sequence MMDDEGSAPLFSELESTDLASRIADQVLKAIGDGRLRPGEKVGEARLARELGTSRAPVREALRLLESQGLIVTHPRRGFFVHAYDADELDDIYDLRECLELHAAGAAVARMTDADFDRLARQVELMKTLGHSGQLKEQVEQDYAFHRMLCVMGGNMRIVRMFDQIALQLRAGIALLGRVYDDPREIARSHDPLIDALRARDAERLKVELREHLEDARIHVVQLYRGDGE from the coding sequence ATGATGGATGACGAAGGGTCTGCCCCGCTGTTTTCAGAGCTGGAGTCGACCGACCTGGCCAGCCGCATTGCCGACCAGGTGCTGAAGGCGATCGGTGACGGACGGTTGCGGCCGGGCGAAAAGGTGGGCGAGGCACGGCTGGCGCGCGAACTGGGCACGTCGCGGGCGCCGGTGCGCGAGGCGCTGCGCCTGCTGGAAAGCCAGGGTCTGATCGTGACCCATCCGCGCCGGGGCTTCTTTGTGCACGCCTATGACGCGGACGAGCTGGACGACATCTATGACCTGCGCGAATGCCTGGAACTGCACGCCGCAGGTGCCGCCGTCGCGCGCATGACCGATGCCGATTTCGACAGGCTGGCCCGCCAGGTCGAGCTGATGAAGACACTGGGCCACAGCGGGCAGCTGAAGGAGCAGGTGGAGCAGGATTATGCCTTTCACCGGATGCTGTGCGTGATGGGCGGCAATATGCGGATCGTTCGGATGTTCGACCAGATCGCGCTGCAGTTGCGGGCCGGGATCGCCCTGCTGGGGCGGGTCTATGACGATCCGCGCGAAATCGCGCGGTCTCATGATCCGCTGATCGACGCGTTGCGCGCGCGGGATGCCGAACGGCTGAAGGTGGAACTGCGCGAACACCTGGAAGACGCCCGGATCCACGTGGTGCAGCTGTATCGCGGTGATGGCGAATAG
- the araD_3 gene encoding L-ribulose-5-phosphate 4-epimerase produces MTMQEPIRTSLPPERIELAAAYRLIAEFGMDDSIFTHISAKAPASEGDHAFLINPYGLRFDEVTAGNLVTINLDGEILKDSFGAGINKAGFTIHSAVHAARPDVACVLHTHTVAGVAVASMKEGLLPLNQWSAPFFNRLAFHDYEGIALNHAERDRIVADLGTRNAMILRNHGLLTCGRTVGEAFRTMMDLERACRAQVAIMGSGGTPNVLGDDLAEHVAQQEEGWAEQHDAKGKPDAEWAAYLRLCKARHPDFDQ; encoded by the coding sequence ATGACCATGCAAGAGCCCATCCGCACCAGCCTTCCGCCCGAGCGGATCGAACTGGCGGCCGCCTACCGGCTGATCGCGGAATTCGGGATGGACGACAGTATCTTCACCCATATTTCCGCCAAGGCCCCTGCCAGCGAAGGCGATCACGCCTTTCTCATCAATCCCTACGGGCTGCGGTTCGACGAGGTGACGGCGGGCAACCTGGTGACGATCAACCTGGACGGCGAGATCCTGAAGGACAGCTTCGGCGCCGGCATCAACAAGGCGGGCTTCACGATCCATTCGGCGGTCCATGCCGCGCGGCCCGACGTGGCCTGCGTGCTGCACACCCATACGGTCGCCGGTGTCGCCGTGGCGTCGATGAAGGAAGGTCTGCTGCCGCTGAACCAGTGGTCGGCGCCGTTCTTCAACCGACTGGCGTTTCACGATTACGAAGGCATCGCGCTGAACCATGCCGAACGCGACCGGATCGTGGCGGACCTGGGCACCAGGAACGCGATGATCCTGCGCAACCACGGTCTGCTGACCTGTGGGCGCACCGTGGGCGAGGCGTTCCGCACGATGATGGACCTGGAACGCGCCTGCCGCGCGCAGGTGGCGATCATGGGATCGGGCGGCACCCCGAACGTGCTGGGCGACGATCTGGCCGAACACGTGGCGCAGCAGGAAGAAGGCTGGGCGGAACAGCATGACGCCAAGGGCAAGCCCGACGCCGAATGGGCCGCCTACCTGCGGCTGTGCAAGGCCCGTCATCCGGACTTCGATCAATGA
- the ghrA_6 gene encoding Glyoxylate/hydroxypyruvate reductase A, whose protein sequence is MKDTEASWPLTVVTLSEPFDLVANLSEAQDPRIRLVRPEEVEDPGAVTCALAWRPAADAFDPYPNLKMVSSIAAGVDSIISCPSLPAGVTVTRVRDDEQARMMAGFAAWHVAYHHRRMGDYLANQKTRSWDRVYRPRMASTVPVGILGFGLMGQQTARVLTAMGYRVLAASRSGGTGMDGVEIFSGPEAITDVAARSEILVNLLPLTEQTQDVLNAGLFARMPEGAVLVQLGRGEHLVESDLLAALDSGHLAAASLDVFRQEPLPADSPFWDHPKIVLTPHKASDTTRDEILRQLADNYAALIQGRIPAGAVDRSAGY, encoded by the coding sequence ATGAAGGATACCGAGGCCAGCTGGCCGCTGACCGTCGTGACCCTGTCGGAACCCTTTGACCTGGTGGCCAACCTGTCCGAGGCGCAGGACCCGCGCATCCGGCTGGTCCGCCCCGAAGAGGTCGAGGATCCGGGCGCCGTGACCTGCGCGCTGGCCTGGCGCCCGGCAGCGGATGCATTCGACCCGTATCCAAATCTCAAGATGGTGTCGTCGATTGCCGCCGGGGTGGATAGTATCATTTCCTGCCCCTCTTTGCCAGCCGGCGTGACGGTCACCCGCGTCAGGGACGATGAACAGGCGCGCATGATGGCCGGCTTCGCCGCCTGGCACGTCGCCTATCATCACCGGCGCATGGGCGATTACCTGGCCAACCAGAAGACCCGTTCCTGGGACCGCGTCTATCGTCCGCGCATGGCCTCGACCGTGCCGGTGGGCATCCTGGGGTTCGGGCTGATGGGCCAGCAGACCGCGCGCGTGCTGACCGCCATGGGCTACCGGGTTCTGGCCGCCAGCCGGTCCGGCGGAACCGGGATGGACGGGGTCGAAATCTTTTCCGGCCCCGAGGCCATCACCGACGTCGCCGCACGGTCGGAAATCCTGGTGAACCTGCTGCCGCTCACGGAGCAGACGCAGGATGTGCTGAACGCCGGCCTGTTCGCCCGCATGCCCGAAGGCGCCGTTCTGGTCCAGCTGGGCCGGGGCGAACACCTGGTCGAATCCGACCTGCTTGCCGCTCTCGACAGCGGCCACCTGGCCGCCGCCTCGCTGGACGTCTTCCGGCAGGAACCGCTGCCCGCGGACAGCCCGTTCTGGGATCACCCGAAAATCGTGCTGACGCCGCACAAGGCCTCGGACACCACGCGGGACGAGATCCTGCGCCAGCTCGCCGACAATTACGCCGCCCTGATCCAGGGCCGCATTCCCGCCGGAGCGGTCGACCGTTCCGCCGGGTACTGA
- the nfdA_3 gene encoding N-substituted formamide deformylase precursor yields MTAPTRILTNGKIWCGLAEGFAEALAIAGDKVLAAGTAEEIGAMAGPDTEITDLGGKLATPGLNDAHLHLHFYGQNMRQLDLRPHAGVTTVEKIIAMVKEAAENTPPGTWILGRGYDHDKIEGFRHPHKKEIDAVAPDHPVMLTRACGHTCVVNTKALELAGIGHNAPDPAGGKIGRDPGELNGLLWENARFPVQQAQPEPSAEDWADAIDAASTHLLSLGITSVMDPGIGLANGLPELRAYQLAHKDGRLKVRVAGTLMGDLDKNILDTAYAEGLVTGVGDDMFRIGPVKIFTDGSAGAGTAWMTQPYWNDETNYGVPCLTPEQCEDLVMKAHKMGYQMAPHAIGDAAIGMMLDAYEKAYAEMPDPDRRHRIEHCGWHTPEQLERMKAMNVIPAGQPSFLYFFGDGYFMCLGPDRPHHCYPFKTWLEEGLHPSASTDCPVTDPDPFPCLYALIARKSDTGKVLGDGQQVSVAQALHMYTYEPAYGVHDEDRKGRLIPGQLADVAVFDTDFFEMDKPEQILDAQCVLTIRGGETVFERAA; encoded by the coding sequence ATGACCGCCCCCACCCGTATCCTCACCAATGGCAAGATCTGGTGCGGCCTCGCCGAAGGCTTTGCCGAGGCTCTGGCCATCGCCGGCGACAAGGTGCTTGCCGCCGGCACCGCCGAGGAAATCGGCGCCATGGCCGGCCCCGACACCGAGATCACCGACCTGGGCGGCAAGCTGGCCACGCCCGGCCTGAACGACGCCCACCTGCACCTGCATTTCTACGGCCAGAACATGCGCCAGCTGGACCTGCGCCCGCATGCCGGGGTGACCACGGTCGAAAAGATCATCGCCATGGTGAAGGAAGCGGCGGAAAACACGCCTCCGGGCACGTGGATCCTGGGCCGGGGTTATGACCACGACAAGATCGAAGGCTTTCGCCACCCCCACAAGAAAGAGATCGACGCCGTCGCGCCCGACCACCCGGTGATGCTGACGCGCGCCTGCGGGCATACCTGCGTGGTGAACACCAAGGCGCTGGAACTGGCGGGCATCGGCCACAACGCCCCCGACCCGGCCGGCGGCAAGATCGGCCGCGATCCGGGCGAACTGAACGGTCTGCTGTGGGAAAACGCCCGCTTCCCCGTCCAGCAGGCACAGCCCGAACCCTCGGCCGAAGACTGGGCCGATGCGATCGACGCGGCATCCACCCACCTGCTGAGCCTTGGCATCACCTCGGTCATGGATCCGGGCATCGGCCTGGCCAATGGCCTGCCCGAACTGCGCGCCTACCAGTTGGCGCACAAGGACGGACGGCTCAAGGTGCGCGTGGCCGGGACGCTGATGGGCGATCTGGACAAGAACATCCTGGATACCGCTTATGCCGAGGGGCTGGTGACGGGTGTCGGCGACGACATGTTCCGCATCGGGCCGGTAAAGATCTTCACCGACGGGTCGGCCGGTGCCGGCACCGCCTGGATGACCCAGCCCTATTGGAACGACGAAACCAACTACGGCGTGCCCTGCCTGACCCCCGAGCAATGCGAAGATCTGGTCATGAAGGCGCACAAGATGGGCTACCAGATGGCGCCGCACGCCATCGGCGACGCGGCCATCGGCATGATGCTGGACGCCTACGAAAAGGCCTATGCCGAGATGCCCGATCCCGACCGCCGTCACCGGATCGAACATTGCGGCTGGCACACGCCCGAACAGCTGGAACGCATGAAGGCGATGAATGTGATCCCCGCCGGCCAGCCCTCGTTCCTGTACTTCTTCGGCGACGGGTATTTCATGTGCCTTGGCCCCGACCGGCCGCACCATTGCTACCCGTTCAAGACCTGGCTGGAGGAAGGCTTGCACCCGTCGGCGTCGACCGATTGCCCGGTGACCGACCCCGATCCGTTCCCCTGCCTTTACGCGCTGATCGCGCGCAAGTCCGACACCGGCAAGGTTCTGGGCGACGGGCAGCAGGTGTCGGTGGCGCAGGCGCTGCACATGTACACCTACGAACCCGCCTACGGCGTGCATGACGAAGACCGCAAGGGCCGCCTGATCCCCGGACAACTGGCCGATGTGGCGGTTTTCGACACCGACTTCTTCGAAATGGACAAGCCGGAACAGATCCTCGACGCGCAATGCGTGCTGACGATCCGTGGCGGCGAAACCGTGTTCGAGCGGGCGGCCTGA
- a CDS encoding ABC-transporter permease protein, which produces MVNAIVQRLVLSIPVLFGVLLFGFLLMQIVPGDPALVVAGPSATPEVIAAIREQMGLDKPVLVQFWAYIERIAHGDLGRSMISNKAVTQELASTLGPTLELMIGSMVWSVPVGVAMGTLAAVLRGSPVDRAIMALSVGGVSLPIFFISLVLIQWLGVNTPIFPFIGRAGPWYTAEGFMSLFLPALSLGLILIGPVARMTRSSVLEVLKLDHVRTARAKGLSETRVILAHGLRNALIPVITLIGLQVGYLLGGAVVTETIFSWPGLGRLAVGAILSSDFTVAQGTIMLFALGFITVNLIVDILYSLLDPRVRK; this is translated from the coding sequence ATGGTCAACGCGATCGTGCAAAGGCTGGTGCTGTCGATCCCGGTGCTCTTCGGGGTGCTGCTTTTCGGGTTCCTGCTGATGCAGATCGTGCCCGGCGACCCGGCCCTTGTGGTCGCCGGTCCGTCGGCCACGCCCGAGGTCATCGCCGCCATCCGCGAACAGATGGGCCTGGACAAGCCGGTTCTGGTGCAGTTCTGGGCCTATATCGAACGCATCGCCCATGGCGACCTGGGCCGGTCGATGATTTCCAACAAGGCGGTCACGCAGGAACTGGCGTCGACCCTGGGGCCGACGCTGGAACTGATGATTGGATCCATGGTCTGGTCGGTGCCGGTGGGCGTGGCGATGGGAACGCTGGCCGCGGTCCTGCGCGGGTCGCCGGTGGACCGGGCGATCATGGCCCTGTCGGTGGGCGGCGTGTCGCTGCCCATCTTCTTCATCTCGCTGGTGCTGATCCAGTGGCTGGGGGTCAACACGCCGATCTTCCCCTTCATCGGCCGCGCCGGTCCCTGGTACACCGCCGAAGGGTTCATGAGCCTGTTCCTGCCCGCCCTGTCGCTGGGCCTGATCCTGATCGGCCCCGTCGCCCGGATGACGAGGTCCTCGGTGCTGGAGGTGCTGAAGCTTGACCATGTGCGCACCGCCCGGGCCAAGGGCCTGTCGGAAACGCGGGTGATCCTGGCCCACGGTCTGCGCAATGCGCTGATCCCGGTGATCACGCTGATCGGCCTGCAGGTGGGTTACCTGCTGGGCGGGGCGGTGGTGACGGAAACCATCTTCTCGTGGCCCGGTCTTGGCCGGCTTGCCGTGGGCGCCATCCTGTCGTCGGATTTCACCGTGGCGCAGGGCACCATCATGCTGTTCGCGCTGGGGTTCATCACCGTGAACCTGATCGTCGACATCCTTTATTCCCTGCTTGATCCGAGGGTCCGCAAGTGA
- a CDS encoding ABC-transporter permease protein, with product MTMTTANAAPAAEPPSIEPPSIEPQDTTAPTRAHWFRRLLRDRAAALALLLLALIILGAIFAPWLAPFDPAANSRSVMTPPIWSAGGEPEHILGTDGQGRDILSRLLYGSRLTLLIGFCAVGLGGFLGSLLGLLSAFNDKIDGLVMRTMDVLLSFPAILLGLALVAVMGQGVVPVIIALSVSSIPDCARVARGIAIGVMKQEFIEAGRAVGLSNIQLFQRYLVRNAISSIMIFISLRFGQTILIGATLSFLGLGARPPAAELGMMASQGRDYLLFAPHIAVIPSVLIFVIVLSANVAGDALRDVLDPRLQA from the coding sequence GTGACGATGACCACAGCCAACGCGGCCCCCGCCGCCGAGCCCCCCTCCATCGAACCCCCCTCCATCGAACCCCAGGACACCACGGCCCCCACCCGAGCCCACTGGTTCCGCCGCCTTCTGCGAGACCGCGCCGCGGCGCTGGCCCTGCTGTTGCTGGCCCTTATCATCCTGGGCGCGATATTCGCGCCCTGGCTGGCCCCCTTTGACCCGGCCGCCAATTCCCGGTCCGTCATGACGCCGCCGATCTGGTCGGCGGGCGGCGAACCCGAACACATCCTGGGCACCGACGGGCAGGGCCGCGATATCCTGTCGCGCCTGCTGTACGGGTCGCGCCTGACCCTGCTGATCGGCTTCTGCGCCGTGGGTCTGGGCGGGTTCCTGGGCTCGCTTCTGGGGCTGCTGTCGGCCTTCAACGACAAAATCGACGGTCTGGTCATGCGCACCATGGACGTGCTGCTGTCCTTCCCCGCGATCCTGCTGGGCCTCGCGCTGGTGGCGGTCATGGGACAGGGGGTGGTGCCGGTGATCATCGCGCTGTCGGTGTCGTCGATCCCCGATTGCGCAAGGGTGGCGCGCGGCATCGCCATCGGCGTGATGAAGCAGGAATTCATCGAAGCCGGCCGTGCCGTGGGCCTGTCGAACATCCAGCTGTTCCAGCGCTACCTGGTGCGCAACGCGATCTCGTCCATCATGATCTTCATCTCGCTGCGCTTCGGCCAGACGATCCTGATCGGCGCGACGCTGTCGTTCCTGGGGCTCGGCGCCCGGCCACCGGCGGCGGAACTGGGCATGATGGCCAGCCAGGGCCGCGATTACCTGCTGTTCGCGCCCCATATCGCGGTGATCCCGTCCGTCCTGATCTTTGTCATCGTGCTTTCGGCCAACGTCGCCGGGGACGCGCTGCGCGACGTGCTCGACCCGCGCCTGCAGGCCTGA